One window from the genome of Ammoniphilus sp. CFH 90114 encodes:
- the infC gene encoding translation initiation factor IF-3: MIKNEKIKASEVQLTGLDGEDLGIVSTKEALQMAKNLKVDLVCLSLTASPPPCQLVHPVDFKKQKDQERKKERQAERGMKTKEIRLTAFIEDHDYDTKKRQAEKILHAGDAVQFTVRLERKEGQEAKRLLEGLVKELKSCGKQEKGIQVSGKQVVVLLFPLKG; encoded by the coding sequence ATGATTAAGAACGAAAAAATCAAAGCATCGGAAGTTCAGCTAACGGGTTTAGATGGAGAGGATCTTGGAATAGTATCAACTAAAGAAGCTCTACAAATGGCTAAAAACCTCAAGGTAGATTTGGTTTGCTTATCGCTGACTGCAAGTCCGCCTCCTTGTCAACTCGTTCATCCTGTCGATTTCAAGAAGCAAAAGGATCAGGAAAGGAAAAAGGAGCGTCAAGCGGAAAGAGGAATGAAGACAAAGGAAATCAGACTAACTGCATTTATAGAGGATCACGACTACGATACGAAGAAGAGACAAGCGGAGAAGATTCTACATGCAGGTGATGCCGTTCAGTTCACGGTTCGCCTGGAGAGAAAAGAAGGACAAGAAGCGAAGAGACTCCTTGAAGGTCTAGTCAAAGAACTAAAGTCCTGTGGAAAGCAAGAAAAGGGAATACAGGTAAGTGGAAAGCAAGTGGTTGTGCTGCTATTTCCCCTTAAGGGATAA
- a CDS encoding pirin family protein produces the protein MIKIYPAENRYSANHGWLQCNFSFSFADYHDPENMNFGPLRVFNDDYIQPKEGFGTHPHRDMEIVTFVVKGQLQHKDNTGGEEVLRPGEVQRMTAGTGILHSEINSSEDEVANTLQLWFLPSERGLTPSYEQKAYNQEATKNDLLPVVSNRIQSEDTVFIHQDMTIYMSNLEAGNSLTFNQEEERKIYVFLIEGDLVLNEEYRLKRRDAARIMNIKDLKIVSESGANFMLMDLP, from the coding sequence GTGATTAAAATTTATCCTGCTGAAAACAGGTATTCAGCTAACCACGGATGGCTCCAATGTAATTTCAGCTTTTCTTTTGCTGATTATCATGATCCTGAAAATATGAATTTTGGCCCACTTCGGGTGTTCAATGATGATTACATCCAGCCCAAAGAAGGGTTTGGAACGCACCCACACCGAGATATGGAGATTGTAACGTTCGTCGTTAAAGGCCAATTGCAGCACAAAGATAATACGGGTGGAGAAGAAGTATTACGACCTGGGGAAGTACAGCGGATGACAGCAGGTACGGGTATCTTGCATTCGGAAATCAATTCATCCGAAGATGAGGTGGCCAATACCTTGCAACTCTGGTTCTTACCGAGCGAAAGAGGATTGACCCCTTCCTATGAACAAAAAGCTTATAATCAAGAAGCGACGAAGAATGACTTGTTGCCCGTGGTGTCTAATCGGATTCAGTCCGAGGATACTGTTTTCATCCATCAAGATATGACGATTTACATGTCTAATCTAGAAGCGGGCAATAGTCTGACTTTCAATCAAGAGGAAGAACGAAAGATTTATGTATTCCTCATTGAGGGAGATCTCGTCTTAAACGAGGAATACCGGTTGAAAAGACGGGATGCAGCAAGAATTATGAATATTAAGGATCTGAAGATCGTCTCTGAATCAGGAGCAAACTTTATGTTGATGGATTTGCCTTAA
- the spoVB gene encoding stage V sporulation protein B, protein MKKQSLLKGALILTIAALITKILGFANSIIQSRILGSEGIGLVMMVMPLMGLLMTLTTLGLPVAISKLVAEAEVQNKTTQIKQILVVSLVVTGSLSILFVMITLGLGPIFSTHLLTDQRSYYSLLALIPIIPIFAVSGVLKGYFRGRQTMTPIAVSQVLEQIVRIALIFFIVQWLLPYGIEYAAAGAILCSVIGEAFSLFYLVFKFRTSNRYKVNLRQPHKRKIWSQGKHTLLELLHTGLPTTGNGLIHSIARVISPILITQGLAKAGMSSVLITKQFGMLAGFVMPLLFFPGFINHSLAAAMVPAISEANAQKNYRLIHQRVYQAVRIALIVGAPSTVILYVFAEPLMEVIYHAPEAAVLLKVLAPFFLFHYFHAPLQSTLVGLGYAKAAMMNNLLSRAVSLALIYPLCSNPVLGIKGVLLAMSIGVILETFLHFFSMVKLIGYHLKTFELLKVVFSGLLMGYMGLIFFNHLKGGLLFQTMMAIVSSLFLYLLLLILLRVIRRNDIVRVPLIGKRLSFFFRN, encoded by the coding sequence ATGAAAAAACAAAGTCTATTAAAAGGAGCCCTTATCCTTACCATAGCTGCCTTAATCACTAAAATCTTAGGATTTGCAAATAGTATCATACAATCTAGAATTCTTGGTTCAGAAGGCATTGGATTAGTGATGATGGTCATGCCTTTGATGGGTTTACTCATGACATTAACGACATTAGGATTACCTGTGGCCATTTCGAAACTAGTTGCTGAGGCAGAGGTACAAAACAAAACTACCCAAATCAAGCAGATTCTTGTGGTATCGTTAGTGGTTACGGGATCCCTTAGCATTTTGTTCGTTATGATCACACTTGGTCTTGGACCTATTTTTTCTACTCATTTACTTACCGACCAACGTTCCTACTACTCCCTACTAGCCTTGATACCGATTATTCCTATCTTTGCGGTCTCTGGCGTCTTAAAGGGGTATTTTCGCGGAAGGCAAACGATGACACCTATTGCTGTGTCCCAGGTACTAGAACAGATCGTTCGAATAGCCCTCATATTCTTTATTGTCCAGTGGCTACTTCCCTATGGAATTGAATATGCAGCAGCTGGAGCCATCCTTTGTAGTGTGATAGGAGAAGCCTTTTCCTTATTCTACCTAGTATTCAAGTTTAGGACATCCAACCGCTATAAAGTTAATTTAAGACAACCTCATAAGAGAAAGATCTGGAGTCAAGGTAAACATACCCTATTAGAGTTATTACATACAGGACTTCCAACCACAGGAAATGGTCTTATCCATTCCATCGCCCGAGTGATATCACCTATTCTGATCACCCAGGGATTAGCTAAAGCCGGTATGAGTTCTGTCCTGATTACCAAACAGTTTGGTATGTTGGCTGGATTTGTCATGCCTTTACTCTTTTTCCCTGGATTTATTAATCATTCCCTGGCAGCTGCCATGGTTCCCGCCATAAGCGAAGCAAATGCTCAAAAGAATTATCGATTAATTCATCAACGAGTATATCAAGCCGTTCGAATTGCTTTAATCGTAGGGGCTCCGAGTACAGTGATTCTCTATGTATTTGCTGAGCCACTAATGGAAGTTATTTATCATGCACCCGAAGCGGCTGTCCTACTTAAAGTACTAGCCCCCTTCTTTTTATTCCACTATTTCCATGCCCCTCTGCAATCCACCTTGGTAGGACTAGGATATGCAAAAGCGGCTATGATGAATAATTTACTTTCTCGTGCTGTAAGTCTTGCTCTGATCTATCCTCTTTGCTCAAATCCTGTTCTCGGAATTAAGGGAGTACTCTTAGCGATGAGTATTGGGGTTATATTAGAAACGTTCCTTCATTTTTTCTCGATGGTAAAATTAATCGGATATCATTTAAAGACATTTGAACTACTGAAGGTTGTCTTTTCTGGTCTACTCATGGGGTATATGGGGTTAATTTTCTTTAACCATCTTAAAGGCGGATTACTTTTTCAAACGATGATGGCTATTGTAAGTTCACTGTTCCTATATCTACTGCTCTTGATATTGTTGAGGGTAATTCGCCGAAACGATATAGTCAGAGTTCCCCTTATTGGAAAGAGACTATCCTTTTTCTTTCGTAATTAG
- a CDS encoding YwbE family protein, translating to MSSNGQERKNIQPGVEVDIVLKKDQVSGKTTRGIVKDILTNSSQHPHGIKVRLQDGQVGRVKKIYIK from the coding sequence ATGTCTTCCAATGGACAGGAACGTAAAAATATTCAACCCGGTGTGGAGGTGGATATCGTTCTAAAAAAAGATCAAGTATCAGGAAAAACAACCAGGGGAATTGTGAAGGATATTCTGACGAACTCATCTCAACACCCTCATGGAATCAAGGTGCGTTTACAAGATGGTCAAGTTGGGCGAGTGAAGAAGATCTACATAAAATAA
- a CDS encoding methionine aminopeptidase, whose amino-acid sequence MGLIQAFIDWKNANHERKVSEMGAQGKCPDCFGRGFNPVMLSGFYYTSVLDCPGCNGSGLFTDWAESKE is encoded by the coding sequence ATGGGACTTATTCAAGCGTTCATTGATTGGAAAAACGCAAATCATGAGAGGAAAGTTTCGGAAATGGGGGCCCAGGGAAAATGCCCCGATTGTTTTGGGAGAGGCTTTAACCCTGTGATGTTAAGTGGATTTTATTATACCAGCGTATTAGACTGTCCCGGTTGTAACGGGAGTGGCTTGTTTACCGATTGGGCAGAGTCTAAGGAATAA
- a CDS encoding HD-GYP domain-containing protein has translation MIQLSHTILSQGQSLETVYHKNLTLSLLASHQGKEVIHHTLKEGAYWFLYPEEGWNGLEFLYILRGTLIKQGEQGDEILEPGSSISFCPVTEYSIFIAQTEVEFIYVSTLPVFHLYSLDLIELMDMAIKTEEKDGYTSEHCHRIRNNSNLIGRALGLPPNRLFNLAFGAFFHDIGKLKIPETILRKTTKMTQEEWEILKSHAVHGAEILRNSGIPYLSGAALIVEQHHERYDGSGYPCGLKQDEILIEAQIVAVMDSFDAMTTDRPYNLRRKKEEAIYEIVRYRGTLYHPAVVDAFLSIVDQLET, from the coding sequence GTGATTCAACTGAGCCACACAATTCTTTCTCAAGGCCAATCTCTTGAAACCGTATATCATAAAAATCTGACACTTTCCCTCCTTGCTTCTCACCAAGGAAAAGAAGTCATACACCACACCTTAAAGGAAGGGGCCTACTGGTTTCTTTATCCTGAGGAAGGGTGGAATGGGCTTGAGTTCCTTTATATTCTTCGAGGCACATTAATTAAGCAAGGGGAACAAGGGGATGAGATTCTAGAACCAGGTAGCAGTATCTCTTTTTGTCCGGTAACCGAGTACTCTATTTTCATTGCTCAAACTGAAGTAGAATTCATATATGTATCCACACTCCCTGTCTTCCATCTATATAGTCTTGACTTAATTGAACTCATGGACATGGCTATAAAAACGGAGGAGAAGGATGGATATACTTCCGAGCACTGCCATCGCATTCGCAATAACTCTAATTTAATTGGCCGTGCTCTGGGTTTACCTCCCAATCGATTATTTAATCTGGCATTCGGGGCCTTTTTTCATGATATAGGAAAGTTGAAAATACCCGAGACAATTCTAAGGAAAACAACCAAAATGACTCAGGAAGAGTGGGAAATTCTTAAATCTCACGCTGTACATGGGGCAGAGATCCTTCGAAACTCTGGAATTCCTTATTTAAGCGGTGCAGCACTCATCGTAGAACAACATCATGAGCGGTATGACGGCTCGGGTTATCCTTGTGGATTAAAGCAAGATGAAATATTAATTGAAGCACAAATTGTAGCCGTAATGGATTCTTTTGATGCGATGACAACAGATCGACCTTATAATCTTAGAAGGAAAAAAGAAGAAGCGATCTATGAAATTGTACGGTATAGAGGCACCTTGTATCACCCTGCAGTTGTAGACGCTTTCCTTTCCATTGTGGACCAACTTGAAACATAA
- a CDS encoding 3'-5' exonuclease, producing MDAVVFDLELVKRFRKGQPSEIVEIGACKVDLETKRITDQFQIYISPRSGYVSKSTRKFINMTKEDVKNAVPFPTGIQQFVNWLGDSYFLCSWGKDDRLHLINQCLRNRIQLDWFQNYNDIQQQIGKIIRPDTKSQLGLKSALELAGIEAVGKAHRGIDDAINTAELLILYLDQITLQKNSLSKKEISQFILKNRARPSYKEQRPSIATKEN from the coding sequence TTGGATGCCGTCGTATTTGACTTGGAACTAGTGAAAAGATTCAGGAAAGGTCAACCAAGTGAAATTGTTGAAATTGGGGCTTGTAAAGTTGACCTAGAAACCAAAAGGATCACCGATCAATTTCAGATATACATCTCTCCTCGCAGTGGTTATGTAAGCAAAAGTACTAGAAAGTTTATAAATATGACCAAAGAAGATGTAAAAAATGCTGTTCCCTTCCCGACAGGGATTCAACAGTTCGTGAATTGGCTAGGCGACTCGTATTTTTTATGTTCATGGGGAAAAGATGATCGTCTACATTTGATTAACCAATGTCTTAGGAATCGAATTCAGCTCGATTGGTTCCAGAATTATAATGATATTCAGCAACAGATTGGCAAGATCATAAGACCCGATACCAAAAGTCAATTAGGACTTAAAAGCGCCCTTGAGCTTGCCGGTATTGAAGCCGTGGGTAAAGCTCATCGCGGAATTGATGATGCTATCAATACGGCGGAATTGCTAATTCTATACTTGGATCAAATTACCCTTCAGAAGAACTCCTTATCTAAGAAGGAAATCAGCCAGTTTATTCTAAAAAACAGAGCTAGACCGAGTTACAAAGAACAAAGACCATCGATTGCCACGAAAGAGAATTAG
- a CDS encoding Na-translocating system protein MpsC family protein — MIYSAGQMKQELIRDYQEINQHLFEIGTKQQRVEFVSDKILIMTVHRRAPAIRSLDMKRRDVTRVMDILLVDEFKEHFKNKLETKYGFKVVTILKDYDPLTELSATVVVIDREVEDYLG; from the coding sequence ATGATCTATAGTGCAGGGCAAATGAAACAAGAGCTAATTAGGGACTATCAAGAGATTAACCAGCATCTTTTTGAAATCGGTACCAAACAACAACGGGTTGAATTCGTCTCTGATAAGATTCTTATTATGACAGTGCATCGCAGAGCCCCAGCTATTCGTTCTCTTGACATGAAGAGGAGAGATGTTACGCGGGTCATGGATATCCTTTTAGTTGATGAGTTTAAGGAACATTTTAAGAATAAGTTGGAAACCAAATATGGGTTTAAGGTCGTTACCATACTTAAGGATTATGATCCATTGACAGAGCTGTCGGCTACTGTTGTGGTAATTGATCGCGAAGTTGAAGACTACCTTGGATAA
- a CDS encoding Nif3-like dinuclear metal center hexameric protein: MTTVQDVVQELYHLTGGRVLLSKSVPKEDHPFVIWKSSGIEGKEVLENPGLVYGDPNRRIQKIAVAMTLSEQDIELAAATGVDAIVAHHPIADGASSGGVTLRNYLDLYDIAVIELHEAFHGLHPGIPFLHGHKVRHADIHYGGKEGNVMYIGTPFSEIKTLGDILDRLDTFMALEEEEMTLEAERGLKGLSSSVTETSLVTRGRIFLGETNTPVQHILHIFPHTGFTPEDLVEAKRSFPEIDTVLASISRVRKDSPLVHQARKLGLNFIIGNCHVLEIYENGLPLAYALEMLLPNLEVVIFREKVTSIPLREMGNSRLREYGERMAANHLVNRVKV; this comes from the coding sequence ATGACAACCGTACAAGACGTAGTTCAGGAGCTTTATCATTTGACAGGTGGGAGGGTTTTGCTATCGAAATCGGTGCCGAAAGAAGATCATCCTTTTGTGATTTGGAAGAGTTCAGGGATTGAAGGAAAGGAGGTGTTAGAGAATCCAGGGCTTGTATATGGAGATCCAAACCGAAGGATTCAAAAAATTGCAGTTGCTATGACCCTATCTGAACAGGATATTGAATTAGCCGCTGCAACAGGAGTCGATGCCATTGTTGCTCACCATCCCATTGCGGATGGGGCGAGCTCGGGTGGAGTCACCTTAAGAAATTACTTGGACTTATATGATATTGCAGTGATTGAGTTGCATGAAGCTTTTCACGGATTACACCCAGGGATCCCCTTCTTACACGGGCATAAAGTCAGGCATGCCGATATCCACTATGGAGGCAAAGAAGGGAATGTGATGTATATAGGAACTCCTTTTTCTGAGATCAAGACCTTGGGAGATATACTGGATCGATTGGATACCTTTATGGCTTTAGAGGAAGAAGAGATGACATTAGAAGCGGAACGAGGTTTGAAGGGACTGTCATCATCTGTGACGGAAACCTCTCTTGTGACACGCGGTCGTATTTTTCTAGGTGAAACGAACACACCTGTTCAGCATATACTGCACATCTTTCCCCACACCGGATTTACACCAGAGGACTTGGTGGAGGCTAAACGAAGTTTTCCTGAAATTGATACTGTGTTAGCTTCCATTAGTCGTGTTAGAAAAGATAGCCCGCTAGTTCATCAGGCGAGGAAATTAGGGTTGAACTTTATTATCGGAAATTGCCATGTTTTAGAAATCTATGAGAATGGTCTGCCTTTAGCCTATGCGTTAGAAATGCTCTTGCCGAACTTAGAAGTGGTCATATTCAGAGAAAAGGTAACTTCAATCCCTTTAAGAGAGATGGGGAACTCTCGATTGAGAGAATACGGCGAGCGAATGGCTGCGAATCACTTGGTAAATAGGGTCAAAGTTTAA
- a CDS encoding glutathione peroxidase has product MSVYQFTAKDIRGEEVSLSQFEGKVLLIINTASKCGFTPQYKELQELYETYKERGLVVLGFPSNQFGGQEPGSEEQIAEFCQINYGVSFPMFAKTEVKGDHAHPLFTYLCDQAPGILGTKQIKWNFTKFLVDKRGEVVSRYGANTKPIKLKEEIESLL; this is encoded by the coding sequence ATGAGTGTTTATCAGTTCACCGCTAAGGATATCCGTGGTGAGGAAGTTTCTCTAAGTCAATTTGAGGGGAAGGTTCTCCTCATTATCAATACGGCTAGTAAATGCGGTTTTACCCCGCAATACAAAGAGCTGCAAGAACTCTATGAAACCTATAAAGAGAGGGGATTGGTTGTTTTAGGGTTTCCTAGCAATCAATTTGGTGGACAAGAACCTGGATCGGAAGAACAGATTGCAGAATTCTGTCAAATAAATTATGGGGTAAGCTTCCCTATGTTCGCGAAGACGGAGGTTAAGGGAGATCATGCTCATCCCCTTTTCACGTATTTATGCGATCAAGCGCCAGGAATATTAGGGACGAAGCAAATCAAATGGAACTTCACAAAATTTCTAGTCGATAAGCGTGGGGAAGTAGTCAGTCGGTATGGTGCCAACACAAAACCGATAAAGCTGAAGGAAGAAATAGAATCTTTATTATAA
- a CDS encoding cysteine-rich CWC family protein: MNDDIEAKNCTLCGQDNQCGNLQSGSKEPCWCVKESFPEGYLSLSMSRVPYFLSKK, from the coding sequence ATGAACGACGACATTGAAGCAAAAAATTGTACACTGTGTGGTCAAGACAATCAGTGCGGCAATTTGCAGAGTGGGTCAAAGGAGCCGTGTTGGTGTGTGAAGGAGTCCTTTCCAGAAGGATATTTAAGCTTGTCTATGTCGAGAGTGCCTTATTTCTTATCAAAGAAATGA
- a CDS encoding lecithin retinol acyltransferase family protein, whose amino-acid sequence MNFLKWWKGKEKKNTSAEESSTNSDVKVIDKTADTTTNYRKADHLVVNRLGNTHHGIYSGEGNVIYYNYYTGVIVEATLNEYAKGDPIKVVYSPQMYNSSTVLARARSRVGVREYNMMLNIGEQFVRWARGGDTY is encoded by the coding sequence ATGAATTTTTTAAAGTGGTGGAAGGGGAAAGAAAAAAAGAACACTTCGGCTGAGGAATCAAGCACGAACTCCGATGTGAAGGTGATTGACAAGACCGCAGATACCACGACGAATTATCGAAAGGCTGATCATCTTGTCGTCAATCGATTAGGTAATACTCATCATGGGATATACTCTGGAGAGGGAAATGTTATCTATTACAACTATTATACAGGTGTTATCGTAGAAGCCACACTGAATGAATATGCTAAGGGAGACCCGATTAAGGTCGTGTATAGCCCGCAGATGTACAATAGTTCAACCGTTTTAGCAAGAGCCAGAAGTCGAGTAGGAGTAAGAGAGTATAACATGATGCTTAATATTGGGGAACAATTTGTGCGTTGGGCAAGAGGTGGAGATACGTACTAA
- a CDS encoding diguanylate cyclase has protein sequence MIRSLRSSNDKPLTIKRLLRYRVSLLIILMGLLNFIPIALIERIHHIDEAKKKIEHVVAIQGMFIEQWLKEQANDIDSLAHLPLVRDLDKHAMDEAFRAFVRRQNDYYTIGYVNRNGISEVDTTFPTGIDISDREYFKRAVEGKSTISDVLIARNSGKPTIFISSPVYDDKDQFQGAIVGAVQLETIDRVVNLANHGQFTDTYLVNEEALMITESPYTQELIQSGQIKDRSRLELKIDSNIVNLAREGKGIEGTYKNYRGKEVYGTYQWINNGKWLVIVEVEKEKVLAPFIKSAKILFIVLVLVFVINQLAVIRLSKRFTDPIRHLLDGTRKLRSGDYGFQISEGDAKRTPSELRELSLTFNQMADTIRIRTHLLQESEAKYRIITNNMSDVVTVLGAKDGQVQYVSPSLVRFGIQPEDYVGKYPHPYIHPEDMEEVQRIFHEVIRTKSYLEMEYRWKHVNGNWIYIDVHGAPVVEENGEVHQVVTVSRDITEQKLAEQKLQRANWILEKASKMDGLTEIANRRYFNEKLKEEWERAAVSKTPLTLIMFDIDFFKAYNDTYGHLGGDEALRQVAQTLTKAVQRTGDLVARYGGEEFALILPGTNQKGGLKVAHRLRTLIEEVGIPHAGSKVSEILTLSMGICTMIPSQLENPEIIVSQADMALYQAKQEGRNQIVIFE, from the coding sequence ATGATACGCTCACTTAGATCTTCAAACGATAAACCTCTAACCATTAAACGACTCCTTAGATACCGAGTTAGTTTACTTATTATCCTTATGGGATTATTGAATTTCATCCCTATTGCTTTAATTGAAAGAATCCACCATATTGATGAAGCAAAGAAAAAGATTGAACATGTAGTAGCTATACAAGGGATGTTTATTGAGCAATGGCTAAAAGAGCAAGCAAATGATATTGATTCCTTGGCCCATCTCCCATTGGTTAGGGACCTCGATAAACATGCGATGGATGAGGCTTTTCGGGCTTTTGTTCGTAGGCAGAATGATTACTATACAATTGGATATGTGAACAGGAATGGGATATCTGAAGTGGATACCACTTTTCCAACGGGTATAGATATCAGCGACCGAGAATATTTTAAGCGTGCTGTTGAAGGGAAGAGTACGATATCTGACGTACTGATAGCAAGAAATAGTGGGAAGCCGACTATTTTTATTTCATCCCCTGTGTATGATGACAAAGATCAATTTCAAGGAGCAATTGTTGGAGCCGTACAGCTTGAAACCATAGATCGTGTAGTTAACTTGGCCAATCATGGCCAATTTACCGATACGTATCTAGTCAATGAAGAAGCTCTAATGATTACCGAATCACCTTATACACAGGAGTTGATTCAGAGTGGTCAAATTAAAGATCGTTCTCGCTTAGAATTAAAGATTGATTCTAACATTGTGAACTTGGCTAGAGAAGGTAAGGGAATAGAGGGTACTTACAAGAATTATCGCGGAAAAGAAGTGTATGGAACTTATCAATGGATTAATAATGGGAAATGGTTAGTTATCGTTGAGGTGGAAAAAGAAAAGGTCTTGGCACCATTCATTAAATCGGCAAAGATTTTATTTATCGTCTTAGTTCTCGTCTTTGTCATTAATCAATTAGCCGTAATACGCCTATCAAAGAGATTTACTGACCCTATCAGACATCTGCTAGATGGTACGAGGAAGCTGCGCTCTGGTGATTATGGGTTCCAGATTTCTGAAGGGGACGCGAAGAGAACCCCATCAGAATTAAGGGAACTCTCTCTCACATTTAATCAAATGGCAGATACAATACGAATTCGAACTCATCTTCTTCAAGAAAGCGAGGCCAAATATCGCATCATTACGAATAACATGTCGGATGTGGTTACTGTTCTCGGTGCAAAGGATGGCCAAGTACAATATGTATCTCCCTCCCTTGTCCGCTTTGGTATTCAGCCTGAGGATTATGTCGGGAAGTATCCTCACCCCTATATACATCCTGAAGATATGGAAGAGGTACAACGTATTTTTCACGAGGTAATCCGTACGAAGAGCTATCTAGAAATGGAATATCGGTGGAAGCATGTTAATGGGAATTGGATTTATATCGATGTGCATGGGGCACCAGTTGTAGAAGAAAACGGGGAGGTTCATCAAGTGGTCACTGTTTCTCGTGATATTACAGAACAGAAACTCGCCGAGCAGAAGCTGCAAAGAGCCAATTGGATCCTCGAGAAGGCGTCCAAGATGGATGGTCTAACAGAGATAGCCAATAGGAGATATTTTAATGAGAAGTTAAAGGAGGAATGGGAACGCGCGGCTGTTTCCAAGACACCACTAACTCTTATTATGTTTGATATCGACTTTTTTAAAGCGTATAACGACACGTACGGTCATCTTGGAGGAGATGAGGCCCTAAGGCAAGTAGCTCAGACCCTAACCAAAGCTGTGCAGCGGACAGGGGATTTAGTTGCCCGCTATGGGGGAGAAGAATTTGCTCTGATTCTGCCAGGGACCAACCAAAAAGGTGGATTAAAAGTAGCCCATCGTCTTCGAACGTTAATAGAAGAGGTAGGAATTCCTCACGCTGGGTCTAAGGTTAGTGAGATTTTAACTCTAAGCATGGGGATATGTACCATGATTCCTAGCCAACTTGAAAATCCGGAGATCATCGTCAGTCAGGCGGATATGGCCTTATATCAGGCTAAACAAGAGGGGAGAAATCAGATCGTAATATTTGAATAA